Within the Pseudomonas putida genome, the region AAAGCCTTCCAGGCGAAATACATATTGGGTAGCCAGGCAATCAAACCTCCGCAGAGACCTGAATATCCACTGACTGCCCCTTTCCACTGCCACAACACCAATGTTGCCAGCAGAAGCACTACACATTGAGCCAGCAGTACCGGAAAAACCGCCCAGCGATGGAAAGGCAGGCGGTTTGGCGTGCGTATTTCCATCACAACTGCTCCTCGAAGTCGACCAACAAGTCAGTAACGACTTGGCATAAATTGTGCCGACAAAATGCGCGCAGAGTATAGGGGTGGATTAACCCCTATTCAACTCTTGGGTAGTGATTTCCGACTGCGCGCTACAACTGGAATTGTTTCAGCGGATGTGAGCAAGGACGCCCTGCAACTCGTCAAGCGAGTTATAGCGAATAACCAACTGGCCTTTTCCCTTGTTTCCGTGACGAATCTGCACCGGGGAGCCCAGGCGCTCTGCAAGCCGCTGTTCAAGGCGCTCGATATCCGGATCAGGTTTGCTCGGCTCTAACGGGTCAGGTTTGCCGTTGAGCCACTGGCGCACCAGTGCCTCAGTTTGGCGCACAGTGAGCCCGCGTGCGACAACATGACGCGCCCCCTCTTCCTGGCGATCTTGCTCAAGACCGAGCAGCGCACGTGCGTGCCCCATCTCCAGATCACCATGGGCAAGCATGGTCTTGATCGCTTCAGGCAGCGAGATCAGGCGCAGCAGGTTGGCCACGGTCACCCGCGACTTGCCGACGGCATCGGCCACCTGCTGCTGGGTCAGCTCGAACTCCTGTTGCAGGCGTTGCAGGGCCAGGGCCTCTTCCAACGGGTTGAGGTCCTCTCGCTGGATGTTCTCGATGAGGGCCATGGCGATGGCAGCTTCATCAGGCACTTCGCGCACCATCGCCGGGATGGTGTCCAGGCCGACCTGCTGCGTGGCACGCCAGCGGCGCTCACCCGCGATGATCTCGTAGCGGTTGCCCTCGATCGGGCGCACCACGATGGGCTGCATCACGCCGTGCGTGCGAATCGAGTGCGCCAGTTCTTCCAGCGCCTGCGGATCCATGTCACGACGCGGCTGGTATTTACCGCGCTGGATCAACTCGACCGGCAGGTGTTGCAGTTCTTTCTGGTCGATCTTGACAGCCTGCTCTTCGAGCGCGCTGACGGAAGGACCACTGAGCAGTGCATCCAACCCACGTCCGAGACCTCGTTTCTTAACGGCCATGCGGATTCCTTAAGTTGTTTGTGCAGTGCGTGATTGACGGCGTTGACGGCGAACCAGTTCACCGGCCAGGGCCAGATAGGCCAGTGCGCCACGCGATTGCTTGTCGTAGGCCAGCGCCGGCATGCCAAAACTCGGTGCCTCGGCCAAGCGGATGTTGCGCGGAATGACGGTATCGTAGAGCTGCTCGCCGAAGTGCTCCTTGAGCTGCGCCGATACATCGTTGTTCAGGCTCAGACGCGGGTCGTACATGGTACGCAGCAACCCTTCGATCTTCAGCTCGGGGTTCAGACGGGCAGCGATACGCTTGATGTTATCCACAAGATCGCTGAGGCCTTCCAGTGCGTAATACTCACACTGCATGGGGATGATCACGCCATCGGAGGCGACCAAGGCATTGAGCGTCAGCATCGACAGCGACGGGGGGCAATCGATGAGGATGAAGTCGTAATTCTCGCGGATCGGCGCCAAGGCATTGCGCAGGCGGCTCTCCTTGACCTGCATTTCCAGCAGCACCACTTCCGCGGCAGTCAGGTCGCGGTTGGCCGGCAGCAATTGGAAGCCACCATGCTCGGAGTAGTGCATGGCCTGGGCAAGGTCGCATTCCCCGATCAGCAGGTCGTAGACCGAGTGTTCGAGTTCGTGTTTGTCCACACCGCTGCCCATGGTGGCGTTGCCCTGCGGATCGAGGTCGATCAGCAGCACACGACGCTTGGTCGCAGCCAGCGATGCGGCGAGATTGATACAGGTGGTGGTTTTACCCACTCCACCTTTCTGGTTCGCGATTGCGAATACCTTAGCCATTGTTGCGTGTGTTCCCAGTCATGCCTTGCGGCGCAGTATCAGCAGATGGCGCTGGCCCTGGCAACCTGGAACGGTCAGGGCCTGCTCGCTTTCCACTGTGAAGTCTGCGGGCAATGCTACCAGTTCATCGGCAGGATGCAGCCCCTTCATTGCAAGCCATTGCGTCCCGGTGTCGCCCAAGTGGCGGGTCCAGTTGGTGAAGTTCTCCATGCTGCTGAAGGCGCGAGAGATGATACCGCTGAACGGCTGTGCTGGCTGGAAGGCCTCGACCCGGCTGTGGATAACCGTCAGGTTGTCCAGTTTCAGCTCCATCTTCACCTGGGTGAGGAAGCGGGTTTTCTTGCCATTGGCGTCCAGCACCGTTACGCGTTTGTGCGGATGCAGGATAGCCAATGGAATCCCTGGCATGCCACCGCCGCTGCCGACATCAAGCCAGGTATCGCGACCGCTGTGGATAAAACCCATGACGCTGAGGCTGTCCAGCAGATGCCGCGAAACCATCTCGTCCGGGTCGCGCACGGCGGTCAGGTTGTAGGCCTTGTTCCATTTGATCAACAGGGCCAGGTAGCCAAGCAGCCGTTCGTGCTGCTCGGCGCTCAGCTCGACACCAAGCTGGCGTGCACCTGTGGACAACTCTTCAGCGTGTTGCGGGGTGACCAGGGAACTCAAGCGCTTTGCTCCAATTCGCGGCCAGCGCCGCGTTTTTTCAGATGAATCAACAACAGGGAAATGGCCGCTGGTGTCACGCCAGGGATGCGCGAAGCCTGGCCGAGCGTCTGCGGGCGGGTCTGGCCGAGCTTGCCCTGGATTTCCTTGGACAGGCCGGAAATCGAGGTGTAGTCGATATCCACAGGCAGGCGGGTGTCCTCGCTGGCGCGCAGGCGAGCGATCTCATCCTGTTGGCGATCGATGTAACCGGCGTATTTGGTCTTGATTTCGACCTGTTCGGCAACCTGTGGATCGATTTGTTCGCCGCCGGTCGCTTCGATCAGCCCAGCGTAATCCACCTCTGGTCGCGCAAGCAGGTTGAGCAGGCTGTATTCGTGGCTCAGCGGAGTACCGAACTTATCCACAACGGCCTGGCCCTGTGGGGTATTCGGACGGACCCAGGTCGTTTTCAAGCGTTGTTCCTCACGCTCGATGCCATCACGCTTGGCACAGAACGCAGCCCAGCGCTCGTCGTCGATCAAGCCAAGCTCACGGCCTTTCTCGGTCAGGCGCAGGTCGGCGTTGTCTTCTCGCAGGATCAGGCGGTATTCGGCCCGCGAGGTGAACATGCGGTACGGCTCTTGGGTACCCAGGGTAATCAGGTCGTCGACCAGCACCCCGATGTAGGCCTCGTCACGGCGCGGGCACCAGCTTTCGCGGCCCTGCGCGCGCAGCGCGGCATTGGTACCGGCCAACAGGCCCTGGGCGCCGGCTTCTTCGTAACCAGTGGTGCCGTTGATCTGGCCAGCGAAGAACAGGCCGCCGATCACCTTGGTTTCGAGGCTGTACTTGAGATCACGCGGGTCGAAGTAGTCGTACTCGATGGCGTAGCCTGGGCGCACGATGTGCGCGTTTTCCATGCCGCGAATCGAGCGTACCAGCTCCAGCTGCACGTCGAACGGCAGAGAAGTGGAGATACCGTTGGGGTACAGCTCGTGGGTGTTCAGCCCTTCCGGCTCGATGAACACCTGATGGCTTTCCTTGTCGGCAAAGCGATGGATCTTGTCCTCGATCGACGGGCAGTAACGTGGGCCGACACCTTCGATGACACCCGAGTACATCGGCGAACGGTCGAGGTTCGAAGCGATGATTTCGTGGGTCCGCGCATTGGTATGGGTAATCCAGCAGCTGACCTGACGTGGGTGCATCGCGGCATTGCCCATGAACGACATGACCGGGATTGGTGTGTCACCCGGCTGCTCGGTCATCACCGAAAAGTCCACCGAACGACCATCGATGCGCGGAGGCGTGCCGGTTTTCAGTCGACCGACGCGCAGCGGTAGTTCACGCATGCGGTGGGCCAAGGCGATCGAAGGTGGATCACCAGCGCGGCCGCCGGAATGATTCTGCAGGCCGATGTGGATAAGGCCACCCAGGAAAGTACCGGTAGTGAGCACCACGGAATCGGCGAAGAACCGCACGCCCATTTGCGTAACCACGCCTTTGACTTGGTCTTGCTCGACGATCAGGTCGTCACAGGACTGCTGGAATATCCACAGATTCGGCTGGTTTTCCAGGATTTCGCGAACCACAGCCTTGTAGATGGCGCGGTCGGCCTGTGCACGCGTGGCGCGAACAGCCGGGCCCTTGCGGTTGTTCAACACGCGGAACTGAATGCCGCTCTTGTCAGTGGCCAGTGCCATGGCACCGCCGAGCGCATCGATCTCTTTGACCAGATGGCTTTTGCCAATGCCACCGATGGCTGGGTTGCAGCTCATGTGACCGAGGGTTTCCACGTTATGGGTCAGCAGCAGGGTTTTTACACCCATGCGTGCAGACGCAAGCGCAGCCTCGGTACCGGCATGGCCGCCGCCGATGACGATCACTTCAAAACGGGAAGGGAAATCCACCACGCACCTCGTGCCTGTTTTTGCGAATAGAGAAGGTAAGCGGACAAGTATAGGGACTTCACCCCCCCTAAAGAAACCTTTTGCGCAAATTTTGACCAGGCTGTGGATGAATGGCGGATAACAGAAACTAGAGAGAAGAAATTTAAAAAAGCTTTGTTTTTATGTTTATTCTTATGCACGCACCTATCTGTGGATAACGTTATGCAGGCCCATAGATTCGCTGTGTAGAGCAAAATTGAACCCTGTGGCTGAAGTACCATGAGGGCTATGGATAAGCCGATTTAGCCTGTGGATGAAATGCCTATTTACCCACAGGGCAGATTGTCCTCAGAAAAAAAGCAGGGTTATCAACGGAGCTGAAGGCGACTTTTCCACAGGGCTCATGCCTGTGTTTTTCAGGCTGTTGATTGAAAATCTGCATTTCCCATCCATGTCCCTAAGGCCCGCTGATCAAATCTCGGGCAAAAAAAAGCCGCTCCAAGGAGAGCGGCCTCATGAAAGGTGTGGTTGAAAAGCTACTTACCGATGCAGAAACTCGAGAAGATCCGCCCCAGCAGGTCATCCGAACTGAACGCACCCGTGATCTCACCCAGCGCATGCTGTGCCTGGCGCAGGTCCTCAGCCAATAACTCACCGGCCCCGGCCAAGGTCAACTGCGCACGACCGTGCTCCAGATGAGCACTGGCCTGGCGCAGGGCATCGAGGTGGCGCCGGCGTGCGCTGAAGCCACTCTCTGCAGTCTGTTCATAACCCATGCAGGCTTTCAGGTGGTCCCGTAGCAGCTGCAGGCCGTGATCGGAACCTTTGGCGCTCAGGGTGATGGTTACATGACCGTCATCGCACTGCTCCAGCGCTACAGGTTCGCCACTGAGATCGGCTTTGTTACGAATCAGCGTGACCTTGCCCGGATCAGGCCGTTGATCAAGAAACTCCGGCCACAAGGCGAACGGATCACTGGCCTCAGGGGCGGTGGAGTCGACCACCAGCAACACCCTATCGGCCTCCCCGATGGCCTTGAGCGCGCGCTCGACGCCAATCTTTTCCACATGGTCGTCGGTAGTGCGCAAACCGGCCGTATCGACGACGTGCAGCGGCATGCCATCGATGTGGATATGTTCACGCAGGATATCCCGCGTGGTCCCCGCGATGTCGGTGACGATTGCCGCTTCACGGCCGGCCAGTTGATTCAACAGGCTCGATTTACCTGCATTGGGTCTGCCGGCGATCACCACCGTCATGCCGTCACGAAGCAGCGCACCCTGCCCCGCCTCACGCTGTACTGTGGACAACTCGCCACGCACTGCGTCGAGCATCGACAGGACGTGGCCATCGGCAAGGAAGTCGATCTCTTCCTCTGGGAAGTCGATCGCGGCCTCGACATAGATCCGCAGCGCGATCAGTGCTTCAGTCAAGCTATGCACACGTTTGGAGAATTCGCCTTGCAGCGATCGCAGGGCGTTGCGTGCTGCCTGGCTGGAACTGGCTTCGATCAGGTCGGCAATCGCTTCGGCCTGTGCCAGGTCGAGCTTGTCGTTGAGGAACGCCCGCTCACTGAACTCACCCGGCCGGGCCAAGCGGCAACCCACCTGCACACAGCGTTGCAAGAGCATGTCCAGTACCACCGGGCCACCATGCCCCTGCAACTCGAGTACGTCCTCACCGGTGAACGAGTTAGGGCCGGGGAAGAACAGCGCAATGCCTTCATCCAGTACCAGCCCTTCCTGGTCGCGGAATGGCCCGTAGTGGGCATGGCGCGGCGTCAGTGTGCGGCCGGTGATGAGCTGGCCAGCCTTGGCCGCCAGTGGCCCGGACAGCCTGACGATGCCCACCCCTCCGCGTCCTTGTGCGGTTGCGATGGCAGCGATGGTTTCACGCACAGTGTTCATGCTCGAAAGCCTCTACGACAAAAACGACAGATAGCAAAAACGCCCCCGAGGGGGCGTTTTTATTCACAGGCTAGCGCAGTAGCCCGTCAAGCAGCAGCTTTTTTGGTGGCTGCTTCAATACGGCGGGTGATGTACCACTGCTGCGAAATCGACAGGCAGTTGTTCACAACCCAGTACAGCACCAGGCCGGCTGGGAACCACAGGAAGAAGAAGGTGAAGATGATCGGCATCATTTTCATCACCTTGGCCTGCATTGGATCCGGCGGCGTCGGGTTCAGGCGCTGCTGGATGAACATGGTCGCGCCCATGATGATCGGCAGGATGAAGAACGGGTCCTTGATCGACAGGTCAGTGATCCACAGCATCCATGGCGCCTGGCGCATCTCGACGCTTTCCAGCAACACCCAGTACAGGGCCAGGAACACCGGCATCTGTACCAGGATCGGCAAGCATCCGCCCAGCGGGTTGATCTTCTCTTTCTTGTACAGCTCCATCATCGCCTGGGACATCTTCTGGCGATCGTCACCGAAGCGTTCCTTCAGTGCGGCAAGCTTCGGCGCCACGGCACGCATGCGCGCCATCGAACGGTAGCTGGCGGCCGACAGTGGGAAGAACAAGCCTTTGATGAGCATGGTCAGCACAATGATCGACCAGCCCCAGTTACCCAGCAGGCTGTGGATATGTTGCAGCAACCAGAAGATCGGCTGGGCGATGAACCACAGGAAGCCGTAATCGACAGTCAGTTCCAGGCCTGGGGACAGTTCCTTGAGCTTGGACTGGATCTTCGGGCCGGCGTACAGCATGGCGCTGGTTTCGACCTTGCCGCCAGCAGGTACGCTGATGGCCGGGCCGGTATAACCGATGATGTAGTTGCCCTGGCTGTCTTTGCGGGTCTGGACGACGTTGTTGTCCGACTTGGCAGGGATCCAGGCAGTCACGAAGTAGTGCTGCAGCCAGGCAACCCAGCCACCAGACACATTTTCTTTCAAACTACCTTTGTCGATGTCCTTCATCGACACTTTCTTGTACGGCTCGCCAGCTGTCCACAGGGCAGCACCCAGGTAGGTGGCGGTACCGGTGGCGGTGCTCGAGGACGGATCACCACTGGCGTCACGCTTGAGCTGGGCAAACATGTTGCCGCTCCAGGCCTGGCCGCTCTGGTTGTCGATCAGGTAGCTGACGGTCAGGTCGTACTCACCGCGTTTGAAGCTGAAGCGCTTGATGTAGTTCACACCGTTGTCGCTGAACTTCAGGTCGACTACCAATTGTTGCTGGCCATCAGCCAGTTGGTAGGCCTTCTGCTCGGCGGCGTACAGTGGACGGCCGGTGCTGCGGGCATCCGGACCATTGGTACCGGTCAGGCCGCTTTGGGCCAGGTACAGGCGCTCGCCGCCGTTGTCGAACAGCTGGAACGGAATGTCCGGATGGTCCTGGCGGCGTGGGTACTTCGGCAGGTTCAGCTGGACGATGTCACCGCCGACTGGATCGATAGCCAGTTCCAGGACATCGGTCTTGACCCGGATCAGATCCTTGCTGAGTGCAACGGGTGCCAGTTCGGCAGCGTTCGACTCGGCGTTGGCGCTCGGTACATCGGCGCTGGCGCCGTTGTTAGCGGCCGGTACGCCATCGGGCAGGCCCGGAGCAACGGTGCTGGCAGCAGTATTCTGAGTCGGCAAGGCAGCCTGGCCGTAGTCATCGTTCCACTTCAGGACCATGACGTAGGACACGATTGCCAGGGCGGCGATCAGGATCGTGCGTTTAATATCCATGATTACTCGGCTATCGAAGAAGTTCGGGAGGAAGGAGCGGGGGGAACGGGATCGAAACCGCCGTCGTTCCACGGATGACAACGCCCCAGGCGACGAACGGTCAGCCACCCGCCACGCAAGACGCCATGGGTTTCA harbors:
- the mnmG gene encoding tRNA uridine-5-carboxymethylaminomethyl(34) synthesis enzyme MnmG; its protein translation is MDFPSRFEVIVIGGGHAGTEAALASARMGVKTLLLTHNVETLGHMSCNPAIGGIGKSHLVKEIDALGGAMALATDKSGIQFRVLNNRKGPAVRATRAQADRAIYKAVVREILENQPNLWIFQQSCDDLIVEQDQVKGVVTQMGVRFFADSVVLTTGTFLGGLIHIGLQNHSGGRAGDPPSIALAHRMRELPLRVGRLKTGTPPRIDGRSVDFSVMTEQPGDTPIPVMSFMGNAAMHPRQVSCWITHTNARTHEIIASNLDRSPMYSGVIEGVGPRYCPSIEDKIHRFADKESHQVFIEPEGLNTHELYPNGISTSLPFDVQLELVRSIRGMENAHIVRPGYAIEYDYFDPRDLKYSLETKVIGGLFFAGQINGTTGYEEAGAQGLLAGTNAALRAQGRESWCPRRDEAYIGVLVDDLITLGTQEPYRMFTSRAEYRLILREDNADLRLTEKGRELGLIDDERWAAFCAKRDGIEREEQRLKTTWVRPNTPQGQAVVDKFGTPLSHEYSLLNLLARPEVDYAGLIEATGGEQIDPQVAEQVEIKTKYAGYIDRQQDEIARLRASEDTRLPVDIDYTSISGLSKEIQGKLGQTRPQTLGQASRIPGVTPAAISLLLIHLKKRGAGRELEQSA
- the yidC gene encoding membrane protein insertase YidC, with amino-acid sequence MDIKRTILIAALAIVSYVMVLKWNDDYGQAALPTQNTAASTVAPGLPDGVPAANNGASADVPSANAESNAAELAPVALSKDLIRVKTDVLELAIDPVGGDIVQLNLPKYPRRQDHPDIPFQLFDNGGERLYLAQSGLTGTNGPDARSTGRPLYAAEQKAYQLADGQQQLVVDLKFSDNGVNYIKRFSFKRGEYDLTVSYLIDNQSGQAWSGNMFAQLKRDASGDPSSSTATGTATYLGAALWTAGEPYKKVSMKDIDKGSLKENVSGGWVAWLQHYFVTAWIPAKSDNNVVQTRKDSQGNYIIGYTGPAISVPAGGKVETSAMLYAGPKIQSKLKELSPGLELTVDYGFLWFIAQPIFWLLQHIHSLLGNWGWSIIVLTMLIKGLFFPLSAASYRSMARMRAVAPKLAALKERFGDDRQKMSQAMMELYKKEKINPLGGCLPILVQMPVFLALYWVLLESVEMRQAPWMLWITDLSIKDPFFILPIIMGATMFIQQRLNPTPPDPMQAKVMKMMPIIFTFFFLWFPAGLVLYWVVNNCLSISQQWYITRRIEAATKKAAA
- the rsmG gene encoding 16S rRNA (guanine(527)-N(7))-methyltransferase RsmG, whose product is MSSLVTPQHAEELSTGARQLGVELSAEQHERLLGYLALLIKWNKAYNLTAVRDPDEMVSRHLLDSLSVMGFIHSGRDTWLDVGSGGGMPGIPLAILHPHKRVTVLDANGKKTRFLTQVKMELKLDNLTVIHSRVEAFQPAQPFSGIISRAFSSMENFTNWTRHLGDTGTQWLAMKGLHPADELVALPADFTVESEQALTVPGCQGQRHLLILRRKA
- the yidD gene encoding membrane protein insertion efficiency factor YidD, with amino-acid sequence MRKLVLVPIQFYRYAISPLMASHCRFYPSCSCYALEAIETHGVLRGGWLTVRRLGRCHPWNDGGFDPVPPAPSSRTSSIAE
- the mnmE gene encoding tRNA uridine-5-carboxymethylaminomethyl(34) synthesis GTPase MnmE; this encodes MNTVRETIAAIATAQGRGGVGIVRLSGPLAAKAGQLITGRTLTPRHAHYGPFRDQEGLVLDEGIALFFPGPNSFTGEDVLELQGHGGPVVLDMLLQRCVQVGCRLARPGEFSERAFLNDKLDLAQAEAIADLIEASSSQAARNALRSLQGEFSKRVHSLTEALIALRIYVEAAIDFPEEEIDFLADGHVLSMLDAVRGELSTVQREAGQGALLRDGMTVVIAGRPNAGKSSLLNQLAGREAAIVTDIAGTTRDILREHIHIDGMPLHVVDTAGLRTTDDHVEKIGVERALKAIGEADRVLLVVDSTAPEASDPFALWPEFLDQRPDPGKVTLIRNKADLSGEPVALEQCDDGHVTITLSAKGSDHGLQLLRDHLKACMGYEQTAESGFSARRRHLDALRQASAHLEHGRAQLTLAGAGELLAEDLRQAQHALGEITGAFSSDDLLGRIFSSFCIGK
- a CDS encoding ParB/RepB/Spo0J family partition protein, yielding MAVKKRGLGRGLDALLSGPSVSALEEQAVKIDQKELQHLPVELIQRGKYQPRRDMDPQALEELAHSIRTHGVMQPIVVRPIEGNRYEIIAGERRWRATQQVGLDTIPAMVREVPDEAAIAMALIENIQREDLNPLEEALALQRLQQEFELTQQQVADAVGKSRVTVANLLRLISLPEAIKTMLAHGDLEMGHARALLGLEQDRQEEGARHVVARGLTVRQTEALVRQWLNGKPDPLEPSKPDPDIERLEQRLAERLGSPVQIRHGNKGKGQLVIRYNSLDELQGVLAHIR
- a CDS encoding ParA family protein, which gives rise to MAKVFAIANQKGGVGKTTTCINLAASLAATKRRVLLIDLDPQGNATMGSGVDKHELEHSVYDLLIGECDLAQAMHYSEHGGFQLLPANRDLTAAEVVLLEMQVKESRLRNALAPIRENYDFILIDCPPSLSMLTLNALVASDGVIIPMQCEYYALEGLSDLVDNIKRIAARLNPELKIEGLLRTMYDPRLSLNNDVSAQLKEHFGEQLYDTVIPRNIRLAEAPSFGMPALAYDKQSRGALAYLALAGELVRRQRRQSRTAQTT